One part of the Pseudomonas sp. MYb118 genome encodes these proteins:
- the zwf gene encoding glucose-6-phosphate dehydrogenase — protein MLSITVEPCTFALFGALGDLALRKLFPALYQLDGAGLLHEDTRIIALAREVGSEQEHLAFIASELRRYVGAKELDEAVVERFLARLSYLHVDFLKPEDYVALAESAGSVQRLIAYFATPAAVYGAICENLAKVGLADNTRVVLEKPIGSDLESSRKVNDAVAQYFPENRTYRIDHYLGKETVQNLIALRFANSLFETQWNQNYISHVEITVAEKVGIEGRWGYFDKAGQLRDMIQNHLLQLLCLIAMDPPADLSADSIRDEKVKVLKALAPISPEGLTTQVVRGQYIAGYSEGKPVPGYLEEPNSNTQSDTETFVALRADIRNWRWAGVPFYLRTGKRMPQKLSQIVIHFKEPSHYIFAPEQRLQISNKLIIRLQPDEGISLRVMTKDQGLDKGMQLRSGPLQLNFSDTWRSARIPDAYERLLLEVMRGNQNLFVRKDEIEAAWKWCDQLIAGWKKSGDAPKPYAAGSWGPMSSIALITRDGRSWYGDI, from the coding sequence ATGCTCTCGATTACGGTTGAACCGTGCACTTTCGCCTTGTTCGGCGCCTTGGGCGACCTGGCCCTGCGCAAGCTGTTTCCTGCCCTGTATCAACTTGATGGCGCGGGCCTGCTGCACGAGGACACGCGGATCATCGCGCTGGCCCGTGAAGTGGGCAGCGAGCAGGAGCACCTGGCGTTCATCGCCTCCGAGCTGCGCCGCTACGTCGGTGCCAAGGAGCTGGACGAAGCGGTGGTCGAGCGCTTCCTCGCGCGCCTGAGCTACCTGCATGTCGATTTCCTCAAGCCTGAAGACTATGTGGCCCTGGCCGAATCGGCCGGCAGCGTCCAGCGCCTGATCGCCTACTTCGCCACGCCGGCGGCCGTCTACGGGGCGATCTGCGAGAACCTGGCGAAAGTCGGCCTGGCGGACAACACCCGCGTGGTGCTGGAGAAACCGATCGGCTCTGACCTGGAGTCCTCGCGCAAGGTCAACGACGCCGTCGCGCAGTACTTCCCCGAGAATCGCACGTACCGCATCGACCACTACCTGGGCAAGGAGACCGTGCAGAACCTGATCGCCCTGCGGTTCGCCAACAGCCTGTTCGAAACCCAGTGGAACCAGAACTACATCTCCCACGTGGAAATCACCGTGGCCGAGAAAGTCGGGATCGAAGGTCGCTGGGGTTACTTCGACAAGGCCGGCCAGCTGCGGGACATGATCCAGAATCACCTGCTGCAACTGCTCTGCCTGATCGCCATGGACCCGCCGGCCGACCTGTCCGCCGACAGCATCCGCGACGAGAAGGTCAAGGTGCTCAAGGCCCTGGCGCCGATCAGCCCGGAAGGCCTGACCACCCAGGTGGTGCGTGGCCAGTACATCGCCGGCTACAGCGAAGGCAAGCCAGTGCCGGGCTACCTCGAAGAGCCGAACTCCAACACCCAGAGCGACACCGAAACCTTCGTCGCACTGCGTGCCGACATCCGCAACTGGCGCTGGGCCGGCGTGCCGTTCTACCTGCGCACCGGCAAGCGCATGCCGCAGAAGCTGTCGCAGATCGTCATCCACTTCAAGGAACCGTCGCACTACATCTTCGCCCCGGAGCAGCGCCTGCAAATCAGCAACAAGCTGATTATTCGCCTGCAACCGGACGAAGGCATTTCGCTGCGGGTGATGACCAAGGACCAGGGCCTGGACAAGGGCATGCAACTGCGCAGCGGCCCGCTGCAATTGAATTTTTCCGACACCTGGCGCAGCGCACGGATCCCCGATGCCTACGAGCGGTTGTTGCTGGAAGTGATGCGCGGCAATCAGAACCTGTTTGTCCGTAAAGATGAAATCGAAGCCGCGTGGAAGTGGTGTGACCAGTTGATCGCCGGGTGGAAGAAGTCCGGCGATGCGCCCAAGCCGTACGCGGCGGGGTCGTGGGGGCCGATGAGCTCCATTGCACTGATCACGCGGGACGGGAGGTCGTGGTATGGCGATATCTGA
- a CDS encoding MurR/RpiR family transcriptional regulator, producing the protein MRNLLEQIQNRLEELNKAERKVAEVILQNPQQATRFSIAALAQAASVSEPTVNRFCRSFGVSGYPELKLQLAQSLASGAAYVSRAVEADDNPEAYTKKIFGSAIASLDSALQALDPSLISRAVDLLIQARQIHFFGLGASAPVALDAQHKFFRFNLAVTAHADVLMQRMIASVAHTGELFVIISYTGRTRELVEVARIARENGASVLGLTAENSPLAKASTLSLNIPLPEDTDIYMPMTSRIIQLTVLDVLATGMTLRRGVDFQPHLRKIKESLNASRYPVGDEFN; encoded by the coding sequence GTGCGAAATTTACTGGAGCAGATCCAGAATCGCCTCGAAGAGCTGAACAAGGCCGAGCGCAAAGTCGCCGAGGTGATCCTGCAGAACCCACAGCAGGCTACCCGGTTCAGCATCGCCGCCCTCGCCCAGGCCGCCTCGGTCAGTGAGCCGACGGTCAATCGCTTCTGCCGCTCGTTCGGCGTCAGCGGCTATCCCGAGCTCAAGCTGCAACTGGCCCAGAGCCTGGCCAGCGGCGCCGCGTACGTCAGCCGTGCGGTGGAAGCCGACGACAACCCGGAAGCCTATACCAAGAAGATTTTCGGCAGTGCCATCGCCTCCCTCGACAGCGCCCTGCAAGCCCTCGATCCGAGCCTGATCAGCCGCGCCGTCGACCTGTTGATCCAGGCCCGGCAGATCCACTTCTTTGGCCTGGGTGCCTCGGCGCCGGTGGCGCTGGACGCGCAGCACAAGTTCTTTCGCTTCAACCTGGCCGTGACCGCCCACGCCGACGTGCTGATGCAACGCATGATCGCCTCGGTGGCGCACACCGGCGAGCTGTTCGTGATCATCTCCTACACCGGACGCACCCGCGAACTGGTGGAAGTGGCGCGCATCGCCCGGGAAAACGGCGCCTCGGTGCTGGGCCTGACGGCCGAGAACTCACCGCTGGCCAAGGCCAGCACCCTGAGCCTGAACATTCCGCTGCCGGAAGACACCGACATCTACATGCCGATGACCTCGCGGATCATCCAACTGACCGTGCTCGATGTGCTGGCCACCGGCATGACCTTGCGCCGTGGCGTGGATTTCCAGCCGCATTTGCGCAAGATCAAGGAGAGCCTGAATGCGAGCCGGTATCCGGTGGGGGATGAGTTCAACTGA
- a CDS encoding D-hexose-6-phosphate mutarotase: MHEHPLQRFFKSLRARPVFAWERYQKRDVLVIDHPLCQAVFSRQGAQLLHFQPRGQKPWLWCAARWPHVGAIRGGVPVCWPWYGRHPSENAWPSHGWARLLDWKLLDSSHDDEGVRLHWRLELCDWQVDLHAHLGERMDLRLSTEHQDSLPCQLSQALHAYWRIGDVGEVALSGLEGAQGYDQLNRQVCQQEGELRVDGGCQRVFQHEGELQLKDHAWQRALCIDTGETADTVVWHPGSRPLLGVSWDEVSEFVCVEAASGGTDSVCLKPGERAHLSLQARVGA, translated from the coding sequence ATGCATGAGCATCCGCTACAACGCTTCTTCAAATCCTTGCGCGCACGTCCCGTGTTTGCGTGGGAGCGCTATCAGAAGCGCGATGTGCTGGTGATCGACCACCCGCTATGCCAGGCGGTGTTCAGCCGGCAGGGCGCGCAATTGCTGCACTTCCAGCCCCGTGGGCAAAAGCCCTGGCTGTGGTGTGCGGCGCGCTGGCCACACGTGGGTGCCATTCGCGGCGGCGTGCCGGTGTGCTGGCCCTGGTATGGCCGGCATCCGAGTGAAAACGCCTGGCCGTCCCATGGCTGGGCTCGATTGCTCGACTGGAAACTGCTCGACAGCAGCCACGACGACGAAGGCGTGCGTCTGCACTGGCGCCTGGAGCTGTGCGACTGGCAGGTGGACCTGCATGCCCACCTGGGCGAACGCATGGATTTGCGCCTGAGCACCGAGCATCAGGACAGCCTGCCGTGCCAGTTGAGCCAGGCTTTGCACGCCTATTGGCGTATTGGTGACGTCGGTGAGGTAGCGCTGTCTGGGCTCGAAGGTGCGCAGGGTTACGACCAGCTCAACCGCCAGGTTTGCCAGCAGGAAGGCGAGTTGCGAGTGGATGGCGGCTGCCAGCGGGTGTTCCAGCACGAAGGCGAATTGCAGCTCAAGGACCATGCCTGGCAGCGCGCGTTATGCATCGACACCGGCGAGACGGCCGACACGGTGGTCTGGCATCCGGGCTCGCGCCCGCTGCTGGGGGTGAGCTGGGATGAGGTGTCGGAGTTTGTCTGTGTCGAGGCGGCCAGCGGTGGCACGGACAGTGTGTGCCTGAAGCCGGGGGAGAGGGCGCATTTGAGTTTGCAGGCGCGGGTGGGGGCTTAG